ACGGGGTGGAGGTGGAGATCTGCTCTCCAGAAGGTCCGCACGTCGTTGTCCCGTCCACCGGGTTTCCTGGCCGGATCGGTCTGGTCTTCTTCTGGCAGAACGCCCTCAAGGAACTGAGGAAGATCGACCAGAACTATGACGCCATCTGGCTCCATAATCCGATACTCTTAAGGAAATATCGAGCAAAGAGGCCGATGGTCGCCACGGTGCATTCCACGTCGCTAGGCAAGAACAGACAGTTCCGCTCCCTGTTCTTCACCGCATACGTGTTCGTCACCTCCGTCCTGGAGGTATGGTCGAACCGGGAGATCGCACGCTCGGGGTTCGAGGTGACCTGCGTTTCCGAGAGCGTCTGCAACGAGCTGATCAACATCGGGCCGGAAAGGAAGCGGATCGTCAGGAACGGTTCGATATTCCCAGTCGTCCTCAAGGCTCCGCAGAGCGGGTCACGCAAAGATGCCAGCTTCCTTTACGTCGGGAGACTGGACAAGATCAAGAACGTGCGAAGGATCATCCGGCTCTACGGGTCCATCAAGAAGGAGGTGGAAGGATGTTCCCTGGTCATCATCGGGGACGGTCCGGAGTACGCCTCGCTGAGATCTGAGAACAAGGACAGTTCCATCAGTTTCAAGGGTTTCCTCGACCACGATGCCATCCTCCCCTATTATGATGAGGCCGAGTTCTTCTTCATGGCCTCGATCTACGAGGGATGCCCGTTGACACTGCTGGACGCGGTCAACCGGGGGCTGAGGTGCGTCGTCCCGAACATCCCGTCGCTGGCGTTCGTGGAGGACATGGGCCTGGGCAAGTGCTATGACAACGGTGACGACAAGATGGCATCCAGGGAACTGATCGACTATGTAAGGCAGAGCTCGGGCAAGCCGAGGACCAACCGGGTCGATTTCACCTGGAAATCGGCTATAGACCAGTACATCGACCTGTTCAAGGGGAACAGGGATTGATCATCTGGGTCCAAAATGGATATGGGAATAGGTCTTCCTGAATTCCTGGCATTTTGACGGACGACCATATTTCCTTTGTCGGTGTTAACGATCTTCACGCTGAAATCGATGTAACGAGATCATTGCTTTCGTTTGTTGAAGGTGTACCAAAATCTTTGACCGGTTGACGAATCATCGGCACTCGGTGTTAAACGGAATTCTCTTTATGTTAGATGGATTATTCGACCTTGAATGCACCTGAGAAAATATTCAAGGCAATATTTGATCGACGTAATGCTATTCTTTGCCTTCGTCGTAACCATATTGACCCAAGAATATTTCCACTACTCCAATCCCTTCGTTTCCGCATTTGACGTCATCTTCATCATCGTTTATCCTGCAAAGTTCATCCTGGGACTCTTGGACCTCAAGATGAAATCGGTTTCGATCCTCGGGCTCATATGCGCCGCTTCCGGAATCGCCATCATCGATTTCTTTGGCATGTCAATATCGTTGGTGGGCGGCGTGCTCGGCATGGCCCTCCTCACGAGGGTCAACGTGCTGCTGGTCATGTCAGCGGTCATATTGATCCTGATGGTCATCTCCAAGGACCTGAGGATACCATCGACCAAGGTGGACATGCCTCATTACGTGATCCTGTCCGCCCTGCTCGTGGTGATGAGCATACTCGGCTCCGTGATCATGAACCAGTACAAGGAGAACATCGTCAGCGTGGCATTCTGGTTCTTGGTGCTGATCACCGCCATGATCCTGGTCCTGAAGAAGGACCTCACGTTGCAGACCAAGATGGTCATGGTCTTCGCCATAGCCCTTTCCTCGCTCCTCAACTACGTGGTGATATCCGATTTCATCACTGGATATGACATATTCTACGAGTACTCGGTAGCCAACATGACCATATCCCAGGGATATTGGAACATCGACTTCGGATCGAACGTCAATGCGATGCTCAGCATCGGCGTGTTTGCTCCGGTCCTTTCCTGGGTCGGCAACATCGATGTGCTGTGGATATTCAAGCTGGTCTATCCGTTCCTGTTCGCCATCGTCCCAGTCGGCGTATATCTGCTGGCATCCAAGATGGCCAATGATAATGCCGGTGTGATCGCGGCGCTTCTCTTCATCCTTATCCAGGGTTTCCTGTTCGAGATGCCGTCCCTTGCCCGCCAGGAGATCGGAGAGCTCTTCCTGATCTCGCTCCTGATCGTGGCCATGTTCGTCGATTTCACCGAGTTCCAGAAGGCCGCGCTGGGCATCATGTTCGGATTCGGCCTGATCACCTCTCATTATGGGACGACCTTATTGTTCCTAGGCATTCTGGCCATCTATTACGTGGTCCGGGTGCTGTTCAAGGCAAAGGACAAACCGCTATTCTCCGGGTGGCATGTCCTGACCTTAATAGTCATAGAACTGACCTGGCTTCTGTATGTCGGGGCCAAGGGCGTCCTCGGTTCGCTCCATCAGATAGGGAACAGTGTCTACACCTCCGTGGTGGAGGAGCTTTCCTTCACCAGCAGCGTGGTCGCGGACAGGGTCGGTTCGGCCACGTCATTGGTGCATTCGATCGGCAAGTATGCCTATATCCTGATGGTGGTGATAGTGGCACTGGGTGTACTGGCCAAGGTGTACCACAAGCGGAAGGGCATCGACAGTTATT
The Methanomassiliicoccales archaeon genome window above contains:
- a CDS encoding glycosyltransferase family 4 protein, which codes for MRLLIVTSEYVNLSADHKRGSGIARVVFEASEELKKNGVEVEICSPEGPHVVVPSTGFPGRIGLVFFWQNALKELRKIDQNYDAIWLHNPILLRKYRAKRPMVATVHSTSLGKNRQFRSLFFTAYVFVTSVLEVWSNREIARSGFEVTCVSESVCNELINIGPERKRIVRNGSIFPVVLKAPQSGSRKDASFLYVGRLDKIKNVRRIIRLYGSIKKEVEGCSLVIIGDGPEYASLRSENKDSSISFKGFLDHDAILPYYDEAEFFFMASIYEGCPLTLLDAVNRGLRCVVPNIPSLAFVEDMGLGKCYDNGDDKMASRELIDYVRQSSGKPRTNRVDFTWKSAIDQYIDLFKGNRD
- a CDS encoding DUF2206 domain-containing protein, which gives rise to MHLRKYSRQYLIDVMLFFAFVVTILTQEYFHYSNPFVSAFDVIFIIVYPAKFILGLLDLKMKSVSILGLICAASGIAIIDFFGMSISLVGGVLGMALLTRVNVLLVMSAVILILMVISKDLRIPSTKVDMPHYVILSALLVVMSILGSVIMNQYKENIVSVAFWFLVLITAMILVLKKDLTLQTKMVMVFAIALSSLLNYVVISDFITGYDIFYEYSVANMTISQGYWNIDFGSNVNAMLSIGVFAPVLSWVGNIDVLWIFKLVYPFLFAIVPVGVYLLASKMANDNAGVIAALLFILIQGFLFEMPSLARQEIGELFLISLLIVAMFVDFTEFQKAALGIMFGFGLITSHYGTTLLFLGILAIYYVVRVLFKAKDKPLFSGWHVLTLIVIELTWLLYVGAKGVLGSLHQIGNSVYTSVVEELSFTSSVVADRVGSATSLVHSIGKYAYILMVVIVALGVLAKVYHKRKGIDSYSALCVGFGLLMVISLTASNFLVLFSDIRMVSLVLIVVGSTFYFGLTWIMGLPGLRRFKNRTMHVAAVFIAVYLLFNTGLVYALTNDGPTSIALSTDVVYPNFTDAELKQAMWTQSSLISGQMISADRIGRIVCGGFGWFNIDRDNHMFNPVDPGELMYLGHNNLEQMKFYDTKGLEHPISVDSLWANPVVYSSEYSRTLYINTK